One Anatilimnocola floriformis genomic window, ACGAGCGGCCAGGAACCCTATCAATTCAATCATCCCTTGCTCACTCTCGTCGCCTCGCACGGCGTCGATGCCTTGGCTGACAAGTGTCGGAGGGAGTTTGGGGAAATCAAGATTGCTTCTCGCCAAGCAGCGGTGACACCAAAGTCAGCGCCGGGACTCTTTTCCGAAGACGCACTGGTTTTCTGCTGCGACCAGAGCCGATCCACTGCACGGGTCGTCTCTGACCATTGCGGCACGCTTCAGAATATCACGGCAATTCGATGTGGCTGCGGTGGCGACAACGGAGCCATCTACGTTTTCATGCGCCGGAATGGAGAGAACATCACGCTGCCGTTCGTCAACGACTTCCACGCCGACTTGGCAGCACCGAGCGATAGCGGCTCGGAGCGGCAATTCATGATCACAAACATCGCCGTTGCGAGCCTAATGCTCAATGCGCTCCACGCTTGGCTCTTTGGTCGTCTCGGAGAATACGACGAAGCATACGTCAACGTCACGGAGCAAACGGTGCGGCAAGTGAGGCTGCCGACGAAAGTAAAGTGATCGGCGGCCATTGCACCCGAAGACAGGCTCATTTGAATGTCGGAACTTCCGACATCTAGTTTCGGAATGCAGCAGGTCGGTCATCTTCCGTAAAGGGATCGCCCTCATGGGCGTGAAGCTCCACCCACTGATGAGCCATTCAGCCTTGCTAAAAACCTCGGCCATGAGTCGGTTGGCCGAGGCGGCGGAACAGTTGCATTACTGACCGTTGCGCTCCTAGATGAAATGATTGCCGCCACGTCGGTGGCACAGTTCCTGCGTTTCACAAGGAGCGGTCTTATGGCGATTGATGTCTTCACGGAGAAGGTTGTCAGCCTGAAGGAGGCAACGAAGATTCTCCCAAGCCGAGTTCCCGGCAAGAAGTTGAACTATGCCACGATCTATCGTTGGGCGCTTCGGGGTTGTCGATGCAAGGATGGCCTCTGGGTGAAGCTGGAGACGATCAAACTCGGTGGCACCCTTTGCACCAGCAAAGAGGCTCTTCAGCGGTTTTTTGACCGTTTATCCGCTGAGGAACCCATCGTAGTTCCGCCGCCTGTGACAACCCGCAGCCGTGAACGAGCGATCCTCGCCGCCGAGGAAGAAATGCGGCGGGCTGGAGTCTGATTCGCTTTGCAGCCCAGTCTCCCCGGCATGGCCGGGGAGACTGGGCATCGAGCGGCGACATTTGAAGTCTCCGTTCTGCTCTGCTGTCGGTAGACCGCCGAAATAAGTCGATACAATTGGAACATCGACGAGGCGGACGTGAAATTTCAAATCACAATAACTGCACCCGAGGAACCCGACCTGGATGGACGTGAGATCGAGTTTGTATGTCCGAAGTGCCGCCTCTTCAACCCGGATTGAACCTGAGTACGCCGAACGGCGTCCTTGGCGGGTGTATCAGGAATCAGGCGTTTCGGTGACTTCACTGGCAACTTCAAAAGGCACACAAGTGACAATCAAGCAATATGCATTTTGGAAGACACCGTGGGGCAAACCTTACAAGGGGAAAGACGAATCGTCCGAGGCGCAAGACGATCACAAGCATATACCTTCGGAGTTGATCAAGAAGATAATTGAGAATGCAGCGGTTAGCGCCGAAGGGAAAGTCGTCTGGTTGCCAATCGTCGGTTCGCCGATGTTAGAAACCGCTGTCCGCAGCACACTTGTGATATATGGAGAAGCCGGGCAGGTTCTTGATGAGGGTACGTCCTGGTCGCTTTTCACGAAGGCTCTGTCGAACTTGATCGAGAAAGCGGGCAAGAGAAAGCACATTCCAATTCCCGACATCATGAAGGAAGTTAATAGCGTTGTCGCCGAACATCTCAGGCAGGCTCCGCAGGACTTCATTCTGAAATCATCGTTGTCAATTCGAGAACTGCCAGCCAAGTGCATCACCGTGAATGGCTGCGATATTCGCTCCTGCGACGATACAGCAAAGTTCAAACACCCGGAGTCGCTTGACAACTATCTCCGGCACACGAAGTCAGATTTTGCAGGTGGATACCATGTCGTAACAGTCGCCACGAAGGGCCGTTCAAAGACCGAAGCCATAGATACATCGCTGACGGCTCTGCACGTATTAAGAGGAGTCTGGACGCTATTTGCCACTCATGGGTCGTGGCGAATACCGCTCATGTCTTCCCCCTCAACTCAGAAGCCAGTCGGAGTGATTCACTCCGGGCAATTTCATACTCTGCATAACGCAGACGGATCATCGGCGACTCACATGTACTGGTTTGAAGTGGCGACAGGTGAGAACACCAAGATTTTTCATCCCAAGGATGATTGGAAAGCGCTCGAAAAGAAGCGGCGTTGGGCGCTCAAGAAGCTGGCGACTCATCCCTTCAAAACGGAAATGGAATCGCTCCTTGTCCGATACGTGTCCGCACTCGATCATGTCGATTACGACGTGGCTTTTCTCAAGTTGTGGAGCCTATTGGAAACGATCACTGGGACCGACCAGTACGATCAGACGATCAAGCGAGCAACGTGGTTTTTCGGCCACCGCCGATATTACAGGCAAGTCCTGGAATCTCTCCGAGTGCGCCGCAACCAATATGTTCATGCGGCCCAGCAAGGTGAGGGCGGCGAGTACGTTCTT contains:
- a CDS encoding DUF1580 domain-containing protein; translated protein: MAIDVFTEKVVSLKEATKILPSRVPGKKLNYATIYRWALRGCRCKDGLWVKLETIKLGGTLCTSKEALQRFFDRLSAEEPIVVPPPVTTRSRERAILAAEEEMRRAGV